The Mesotoga sp. Brook.08.105.5.1 genome contains the following window.
AACATTCACATGTGTCGTTGCGTTTACGCCAACGGATTCAGTAAATCCTGATAAGGTAATAGAAGTCCTCCCAACTGCGGTGAAAGTTGCTCCTTTTCCTGCCATTTCAAGCTGGAAGACCTTGACGAAAAGCAACACCGGTACGAAAGCTGGAGCACTTAGTAGTAGTGATGGACAAATCTTCTATCCTTTCATTTACAGCGTTTATTGATTCTTAGAAACGTTCAAAGAATACCAGGCGGCTCTCTTAACTGAGGTCCTTTTTTTATTCGTGTTTTTTGGCACACCCTTGCATGTTAGTATCTGGATGAAAAACCATCAAATAGGAGGGAGAAGTTATGAAGAACAGAAAAAGAGGATTTTCACTTGTTGAACTGTTGATAGTGCTCGCAGTTATCGCAGCATTGATCGCCACAATCACCCCCGTCGCACTGAATGCAATCCGAAAGGCCAAAGCCACCCAGGTTGCTCAGAACCTTAAGACTCTCGCAAGCGCTATTGAAAACAAGGCTTACGTTGATGGCTCAAGTGCACTAACCTCAACACTCTCTATCAGTTTACTTGCAAGAGATGTAAAGGTCGAAGATTATGGTGCATACATACTTCCAGGAACCGGAGGATCCTACACAGTATCAGTATTCTATGTTGGTGCAGATTCCGATTTCACTTCCGTTAAGGCTGTTTTGGACAATGTCACTAAAGGTTCAATAACAACTGGTACAGGTGGATTCTATCTTAGTGGAGGTCTATCATCTACAAATGGAAACACAATAAAATACGTATTCCCGTTCACAGTATATTGATAGATCATAAAACTCAAAAAGCCCTCTTCGGAGGGCTTTTTTATTTGTCCACTAACCCTGCGGCAATAGTGCCAAGCATTAAGGAATTCTTCCCAATTCCTCACGCATTGATTTCACAAAAAAACAGCCTTCGCCTTTTTCTCTCTCGATGCAGAGCTAAAGTTGCACTTCGCAGT
Protein-coding sequences here:
- a CDS encoding type II secretion system protein, with protein sequence MKNRKRGFSLVELLIVLAVIAALIATITPVALNAIRKAKATQVAQNLKTLASAIENKAYVDGSSALTSTLSISLLARDVKVEDYGAYILPGTGGSYTVSVFYVGADSDFTSVKAVLDNVTKGSITTGTGGFYLSGGLSSTNGNTIKYVFPFTVY